The following are from one region of the Paenibacillus sp. JZ16 genome:
- the pfkB gene encoding 1-phosphofructokinase: MIYTVTLNPSIDFIVEVEHIELGGLNRMTRDLKFPGGKGINVSRVLNQLGADNTAIGFLGGFTGRYIDEMLGKEGIRTHFVNIADDTRINVKLKHGDETEINGLGPIIREEETKELLHKLSQLQAGDIVVLSGSVPPSLGPDFYGLLIETCRKCGAEFVMDTTGEALMKALAWKPLLVKPNHHELAELFGVVIDSSEKLVEYGRKLLEEGAQHVLISMAGEGALFITADRVYHASVPSGTVRNSVGAGDSMIAGFVGTLAMGKDPIEAFRTGVASGSATAFSDDLAVRETIDRLLPQVRITEW; this comes from the coding sequence CTTGAAATTTCCGGGCGGCAAAGGAATTAATGTATCGCGGGTGTTGAACCAGCTTGGAGCTGATAATACGGCCATTGGTTTCCTGGGCGGATTCACCGGTCGTTATATAGACGAGATGCTGGGCAAGGAAGGAATCCGCACCCATTTCGTGAATATCGCGGACGATACCCGCATCAACGTCAAACTTAAGCATGGCGACGAGACCGAGATTAACGGCCTGGGTCCTATCATCCGCGAGGAAGAAACGAAAGAACTGCTTCATAAGTTGTCACAGCTTCAAGCAGGGGACATCGTTGTGCTGTCCGGCAGCGTTCCGCCTTCGCTGGGACCTGATTTTTATGGCCTTCTTATCGAAACGTGCCGGAAGTGCGGTGCCGAATTCGTGATGGACACCACTGGAGAGGCGCTGATGAAGGCATTGGCCTGGAAGCCGCTCCTCGTAAAGCCGAATCATCACGAACTGGCCGAATTATTCGGCGTTGTTATCGATTCAAGCGAGAAGCTTGTAGAGTACGGCCGAAAGCTGCTAGAGGAAGGAGCGCAGCATGTTCTTATCTCCATGGCCGGCGAAGGGGCACTGTTCATCACGGCCGATCGGGTATATCACGCGAGCGTACCGTCAGGTACAGTCCGTAATTCCGTCGGGGCCGGTGATTCGATGATTGCCGGATTCGTCGGTACGCTAGCGATGGGCAAGGATCCGATCGAGGCATTCCGGACAGGGGTCGCCTCGGGTAGCGCGACGGCGTTCTCGGACGATTTGGCTGTGCGGGAAACGATTGATCGACTTCTTCCGCAGGTTAGGATCACGGAGTGGTAA